TGGTTTACCGGCACGCTTCCCTGGCCTTTTGGAGCAAAGCGATGACGGCTTCCACGTTCAGCGCGAACGACGCGCGTGCCATCGGTAACTGGCGGGGCGTCGAGATCGCCGTCGCGCCGCGCGACGCCGTGACCGCGCAGGTCGAAATCGCGGCTGCGGGCATGTTCACGCACGAACTGGCGGCGGATGGCCCGGCGGGCGGGCTGCTCGACCTGGACACCGCGATGGGCGGCGCTGTGACTCGGCTGCGAAGCGACGGCATCTTCCGGGCCGCGCCCGGCGAAGTGCTGGCGTTATCGCATGTCGTACCGCCGGTGAAAGCCTCGACCGTTCTGCTGGTCGGAATGGGTGATCCCGCAGCTTGGGAAGCAACCACTTTGCATGGCGCGGTATCCGCTGCG
This genomic stretch from Sphingomonas panacis harbors:
- a CDS encoding M17 family peptidase N-terminal domain-containing protein; this translates as MTASTFSANDARAIGNWRGVEIAVAPRDAVTAQVEIAAAGMFTHELAADGPAGGLLDLDTAMGGAVTRLRSDGIFRAAPGEVLALSHVVPPVKASTVLLVGMGDPAAWEATTLHGAVSAAAAEVLRRDAASACFAPSLLDSGIHTVDPDAVAAQMLGGLLRGLAASPDTSLNVWIFCTGLAHIESTRAAFAKAFAALPSA